One window from the genome of Magnolia sinica isolate HGM2019 chromosome 4, MsV1, whole genome shotgun sequence encodes:
- the LOC131242410 gene encoding cyclin-D3-1-like isoform X1, whose translation MAPSYDCVGSSLLCPEDNNSILGFDDDGEVDVDGGEDGHGYHQKQWFLGDFLTGFPLQTDECLGLMVERECQHLPREDYLERLKSGVVGLSPRRDAVDWIRKVHAHYSFGPLSAYLSINYLDRFLSAYELPQGKAWMMQLLAIACLSLAAKMEETEVPLSLDLQVGESKFVFEARTIQRMELLVLSTLKWRMQAVTPFSFIDYFLQKINDDKPPPRSSICKSVQLILGTIRGGIEFLEFRPSEVAAAVAITVSGETQTVDFNKAVSCCIHVEKDRVLRCYELIQEMGIVSRPVKGVNGPSTSVPQSPIGVLDAACLSYKSDETTVVSRANSVPTSASKRRRLNRLAEMDMKS comes from the exons ATGGCTCCAAGCTATGACTGTGTAGGATCAAGCCTCCTCTGTCCAGAGGACAACAACAGCATCCTGGGTTTTGATGATGATGGGGAGGTTGACGTTGATGGGGGTGAGGATGGACATGGATATCATCAAAAGCAATGGTTTTTAGGGGATTTCTTGACGGGATTTCCATTGCAGACGGATGAGTGCTTGGGCTTGATGGTGGAGAGAGAATGCCAGCATCTTCCCAGGGAAGATTACTTGGAGAGGTTGAAGAGTGGTGTGGTGGGTTTATCACCCAGAAGAGATGCTGTTGATTGGATTAGAAAG GTTCATGCCCATTACAGTTTTGGACCCCTGAGTGCATATCTATCTATAAATTACTTGGATCGGTTCCTTTCGGCATATGAACTTCCT CAGGGAAAGGCTTGGATGATGCAGTTGTTAGCTATTGCTTGCTTATCTTTAGCAGCAAAGATGGAGGAAACCGAAGTTCCTTTGTCTCTTGATTTACAG GTTGGTGAATCAAAATTCGTATTTGAAGCTAGGACCATACAGAGAATGGAGCTTCTAGTGCTTAGTACTTTGAAGTGGAGAATGCAAGCTGTTACCCCTTTCTCATTCATAGATTACTTTCTTCAGAAGATCAATGATGATAAACCACCACCAAGATCATCAATCTGCAAATCCGTCCAACTCATCTTAGGAACAATTAGAG GAGGGATTGAATTCTTGGAATTCAGGCCGTCTGAGGTTGCTGCAGCAGTGGCAATAACTGTATCAGGAGAAACTCAAACAGTGGATTTCAACAAGGCTGTATCTTGTTGCATTCATGTAGAAAAG GATAGAGTTCTGAGGTGTTATGAGCTGATCCAAGAGATGGGAATAGTAAGTAGGCCAGTGAAAGGTGTTAATGGGCCATCGACATCTGTGCCCCAGAGCCCCATTGGGGTGCTGGATGCTGCATGCCTGAGCTATAAGAGTGATGAAACAACAGTTGTGTCACGAGCAAATTCTGTCCCAACATCAGCTTCTAAGAGGAGGAGATTGAACAGATTAGCTGAGATGGACATGAAGTCATGA
- the LOC131242410 gene encoding cyclin-D3-1-like isoform X2 yields MAPSYDCVGSSLLCPEDNNSILGFDDDGEVDVDGGEDGHGYHQKQWFLGDFLTGFPLQTDECLGLMVERECQHLPREDYLERLKSGVVGLSPRRDAVDWIRKVHAHYSFGPLSAYLSINYLDRFLSAYELPGKAWMMQLLAIACLSLAAKMEETEVPLSLDLQVGESKFVFEARTIQRMELLVLSTLKWRMQAVTPFSFIDYFLQKINDDKPPPRSSICKSVQLILGTIRGGIEFLEFRPSEVAAAVAITVSGETQTVDFNKAVSCCIHVEKDRVLRCYELIQEMGIVSRPVKGVNGPSTSVPQSPIGVLDAACLSYKSDETTVVSRANSVPTSASKRRRLNRLAEMDMKS; encoded by the exons ATGGCTCCAAGCTATGACTGTGTAGGATCAAGCCTCCTCTGTCCAGAGGACAACAACAGCATCCTGGGTTTTGATGATGATGGGGAGGTTGACGTTGATGGGGGTGAGGATGGACATGGATATCATCAAAAGCAATGGTTTTTAGGGGATTTCTTGACGGGATTTCCATTGCAGACGGATGAGTGCTTGGGCTTGATGGTGGAGAGAGAATGCCAGCATCTTCCCAGGGAAGATTACTTGGAGAGGTTGAAGAGTGGTGTGGTGGGTTTATCACCCAGAAGAGATGCTGTTGATTGGATTAGAAAG GTTCATGCCCATTACAGTTTTGGACCCCTGAGTGCATATCTATCTATAAATTACTTGGATCGGTTCCTTTCGGCATATGAACTTCCT GGAAAGGCTTGGATGATGCAGTTGTTAGCTATTGCTTGCTTATCTTTAGCAGCAAAGATGGAGGAAACCGAAGTTCCTTTGTCTCTTGATTTACAG GTTGGTGAATCAAAATTCGTATTTGAAGCTAGGACCATACAGAGAATGGAGCTTCTAGTGCTTAGTACTTTGAAGTGGAGAATGCAAGCTGTTACCCCTTTCTCATTCATAGATTACTTTCTTCAGAAGATCAATGATGATAAACCACCACCAAGATCATCAATCTGCAAATCCGTCCAACTCATCTTAGGAACAATTAGAG GAGGGATTGAATTCTTGGAATTCAGGCCGTCTGAGGTTGCTGCAGCAGTGGCAATAACTGTATCAGGAGAAACTCAAACAGTGGATTTCAACAAGGCTGTATCTTGTTGCATTCATGTAGAAAAG GATAGAGTTCTGAGGTGTTATGAGCTGATCCAAGAGATGGGAATAGTAAGTAGGCCAGTGAAAGGTGTTAATGGGCCATCGACATCTGTGCCCCAGAGCCCCATTGGGGTGCTGGATGCTGCATGCCTGAGCTATAAGAGTGATGAAACAACAGTTGTGTCACGAGCAAATTCTGTCCCAACATCAGCTTCTAAGAGGAGGAGATTGAACAGATTAGCTGAGATGGACATGAAGTCATGA